One genomic segment of Marinitoga piezophila KA3 includes these proteins:
- a CDS encoding ExsB family protein, which translates to MPENIEKKVEQIKAEIKDLVKDDILYVAFSGGMDSTVTAFLAKEALGKNRVKLVNVLFGPFAYSKSIESVLRTAEDLDLEIIFTDKHMAQYKIMKKGPNCNQCTRKLKMSGVKSVAGDKLVATGANQSDSWGKTEIKVMNNLYSPIIGLTKEELREIIKIYNIKIRKVGENAHREGCKLKHLLKLLINMNYHGRAVSFANEIIHDILDKYNYKREIANVKIIGPLSKNIALINIKPYPPEEIYNEIIDILNSEKSIDEVYIVNKPIKLTISVNPGIFNHKESKYWVDKGRLQPEFAAPIEIEWKKSKNERLATFHVVDFEYMK; encoded by the coding sequence ATTCCAGAAAATATAGAAAAAAAGGTTGAACAGATCAAAGCAGAAATAAAGGATTTAGTAAAAGACGACATATTATACGTAGCCTTTTCTGGCGGCATGGATAGCACAGTAACAGCATTTTTAGCAAAAGAAGCTTTGGGGAAAAACCGCGTAAAATTAGTAAACGTATTATTTGGTCCATTTGCTTATTCAAAAAGTATAGAATCTGTTTTAAGAACCGCTGAGGATTTGGATCTTGAAATTATATTTACTGACAAGCACATGGCACAATACAAAATAATGAAAAAAGGACCAAACTGTAATCAATGTACTAGAAAACTTAAAATGTCAGGAGTAAAGTCTGTTGCAGGAGATAAACTTGTTGCAACAGGTGCAAATCAATCGGACTCATGGGGAAAAACAGAAATAAAAGTAATGAACAATCTCTATTCACCCATTATTGGCTTAACAAAAGAAGAATTAAGGGAAATTATTAAAATATATAACATTAAAATCAGAAAAGTTGGAGAAAATGCCCATAGAGAAGGTTGTAAATTAAAACATCTCTTAAAATTATTAATAAACATGAATTATCACGGAAGAGCTGTTTCTTTTGCAAATGAAATAATACATGACATTTTAGACAAATATAACTACAAAAGAGAAATTGCTAATGTAAAAATAATAGGTCCTTTATCAAAAAATATTGCTTTAATAAACATAAAACCATATCCACCTGAGGAAATATACAATGAAATTATAGATATCTTAAATTCAGAAAAAAGCATTGATGAAGTCTATATTGTAAACAAGCCTATAAAATTAACAATAAGCGTAAATCCTGGTATATTTAACCATAAAGAATCAAAATATTGGGTAGACAAAGGAAGATTACAACCAGAATTTGCTGCACCAATAGAAATAGAATGGAAAAAAAGTAAAAACGAAAGACTTGCAACATTCCATGTAGTAGATTTTGAATACATGAAATAA
- a CDS encoding metallophosphoesterase family protein: protein MKKILLISDIHIPTRSTYLQLEKIDYSKYDYIIASGDFIEEEVIFYFKAQSPEFIGVYGNADYYDVKYSLPEKRIINIEGKKIGIIHGHQAGWGDPERLIKRFSNIDIMIYGHTHRPDDRIINNIRCINPGAFCENSYAILEIGSDEVSLKFQKI from the coding sequence ATGAAAAAAATACTCTTAATTTCAGATATTCATATTCCAACACGCAGCACGTATTTGCAATTGGAAAAAATTGATTATTCAAAATATGATTATATTATAGCCTCAGGTGATTTTATAGAAGAAGAGGTTATTTTTTATTTTAAAGCTCAGTCACCTGAGTTTATTGGCGTATATGGAAATGCAGATTATTATGATGTAAAATATTCATTACCTGAAAAACGTATTATAAATATTGAAGGCAAAAAAATTGGAATTATACACGGACATCAGGCAGGATGGGGAGACCCTGAGCGTCTTATAAAAAGATTCAGCAATATTGATATTATGATATACGGACATACGCACAGACCTGATGACAGAATAATAAATAATATTAGATGCATAAATCCAGGTGCATTTTGTGAAAACAGTTATGCAATATTGGAAATAGGGAGTGATGAAGTATCTTTGAAATTCCAGAAAATATAG
- a CDS encoding stage V sporulation protein S: MAEVEVLKVAANSKPIAIAGALAAIIREKGKAEIQAIGAGAVNQAVKAVAIARGYVAPSGIDLVCIPAFVDVKIDSEERTAIKFVVQPRK; the protein is encoded by the coding sequence ATGGCAGAAGTAGAAGTATTAAAAGTTGCTGCAAACTCAAAACCTATTGCTATCGCTGGCGCATTAGCTGCAATTATAAGGGAAAAGGGGAAAGCTGAAATCCAGGCTATTGGAGCAGGTGCTGTTAATCAGGCTGTAAAAGCAGTTGCTATTGCACGTGGTTATGTAGCACCAAGCGGGATTGATCTTGTATGTATTCCAGCATTTGTTGATGTAAAAATCGATTCAGAAGAAAGAACAGCTATAAAGTTCGTTGTTCAACCAAGAAAATAA
- a CDS encoding HAD family hydrolase: MNFIFDLDGTLINTENIAIPAIRQLLKDLGYNPNIEKEEILQYIGYTIDDIFYGLLNTKDPEIIEKAIKLLDKYEIEIIEKLPKNEIFFDGAIEVLKTLKNENHTLYILSNCNKKYLNALLEKELNKYIDFPHCSEMYNWAEKDYVLKLITNGKKDFVMIGDRHKDVDAAKKNGILSVGCTYGYALEEVKDADFIIYDIKELLTIKNKIIESAYNTI; the protein is encoded by the coding sequence GTGAATTTTATATTTGACCTCGATGGAACATTAATCAATACAGAAAACATTGCAATACCTGCAATAAGACAATTATTAAAAGATCTTGGATATAATCCTAACATTGAAAAAGAAGAAATCTTACAATACATAGGTTATACAATAGATGACATCTTTTATGGTCTTTTAAACACAAAAGACCCCGAAATTATAGAAAAAGCCATAAAATTGCTTGATAAATACGAAATTGAAATAATAGAAAAACTTCCTAAAAATGAAATCTTTTTTGACGGCGCAATCGAAGTACTAAAAACATTAAAAAACGAAAATCACACATTATATATACTTTCCAATTGCAACAAAAAATATTTAAACGCATTGTTGGAAAAAGAATTAAATAAATACATAGATTTCCCACATTGTTCTGAAATGTATAACTGGGCAGAAAAGGATTATGTATTAAAACTAATAACCAACGGGAAGAAAGATTTTGTTATGATTGGAGATAGACATAAAGACGTAGATGCAGCAAAGAAGAATGGAATATTATCTGTGGGTTGTACATATGGCTATGCACTGGAAGAAGTAAAAGATGCAGATTTTATAATATATGACATAAAAGAACTTTTAACAATAAAAAATAAAATAATAGAAAGTGCTTATAATACAATATAA
- a CDS encoding penicillin-binding transpeptidase domain-containing protein: MKESRFRSIIYVIFISFAFLIMRSGYLQIINHKKYARDVDELSTRIITLNAIRGNIYDKNGILLAWNEKEYVIENFNESFSEETYEKLRKVFSEISDSPETYIDKLLFQKKITVKLTPAGIKTLNNLKGFRISEKYVRKYKDKSIYPIVGYVNSDGKPLYGIEKVYNDILEGKPGYQIAKITPGGRVKKVLEEVSPIKGKDIYLTIDYRLQKFIYDEIEKYKKPGAVIMSNPNNGDILALVSYPSVEPNLFSSGLTIREWKKILYDTKQPLVNRAISTTYAPGSVIKPFFALVGLEEGISPESTIMCDGKFELKNSSGKIIAEYYDWNIFGHGITNLVKSLRVSCNLYYYELGLKLGIDTMSSYASAFKLSKKTNIDLTGEVNSIFPSRTWKQEKFHQDWYIGETVLTSIGQGYMQFTPISILRLYNILSTQGKYYRFHVMDKYITNITGNFKNFEKHLDFYHPINEFNYFNILKGLVEVTTYPGDSSNGGTAYHVFKDFKELVAGKTGTAEVMGGKSPHSWFAGFMPANSPEVSIVSFIENGGYGSAVAAPIARKALEKYLYLKGENKK; this comes from the coding sequence ATGAAAGAATCACGCTTTAGAAGTATAATCTATGTAATATTTATCTCCTTTGCTTTTTTAATAATGAGAAGTGGATATTTGCAAATAATAAACCATAAAAAATATGCCCGTGATGTTGATGAACTAAGTACAAGAATTATCACTCTCAACGCAATTAGAGGAAATATATACGATAAAAACGGAATCTTATTGGCCTGGAATGAAAAGGAGTATGTAATTGAAAATTTCAATGAATCATTTTCTGAAGAAACATATGAAAAATTAAGAAAAGTATTCTCAGAAATCAGTGATTCTCCTGAAACATATATTGATAAACTGCTATTTCAAAAAAAGATTACTGTAAAATTAACACCTGCTGGTATTAAAACACTAAATAATCTTAAAGGTTTTAGAATATCTGAAAAATACGTAAGGAAATATAAAGACAAATCTATATATCCTATTGTTGGTTATGTAAACTCAGATGGAAAACCATTATATGGAATAGAAAAAGTTTATAATGATATTCTTGAAGGAAAACCCGGATATCAAATAGCTAAAATAACCCCAGGCGGTCGTGTAAAAAAAGTTCTCGAAGAAGTATCGCCTATAAAAGGAAAAGATATATATCTTACAATTGATTATAGACTTCAAAAGTTTATATATGATGAAATAGAAAAATATAAAAAACCCGGCGCAGTAATAATGTCAAACCCAAATAATGGGGATATTCTGGCGTTGGTAAGTTATCCTTCTGTAGAACCCAATCTATTCTCTTCAGGACTAACAATAAGGGAATGGAAGAAAATTTTATACGACACAAAGCAACCATTGGTTAACAGGGCTATTTCTACCACTTATGCTCCGGGTTCTGTTATAAAACCTTTTTTTGCGCTGGTTGGATTGGAAGAGGGAATTTCTCCGGAATCCACAATAATGTGTGATGGAAAGTTTGAACTAAAAAATTCTTCAGGAAAAATTATAGCTGAATATTATGATTGGAATATATTTGGTCATGGTATAACAAACCTTGTAAAATCCTTACGTGTATCATGTAATTTATATTATTATGAACTTGGTCTAAAACTCGGTATTGATACAATGAGTTCATACGCCAGTGCATTTAAATTATCCAAAAAAACAAATATAGATTTAACAGGAGAAGTCAATTCAATATTTCCAAGTAGAACATGGAAACAGGAAAAATTCCATCAGGACTGGTATATTGGGGAAACTGTTTTAACTTCAATAGGTCAGGGATATATGCAATTTACTCCAATAAGTATTTTGCGATTATATAATATATTAAGCACACAGGGAAAATACTATAGATTTCATGTAATGGACAAATATATAACAAATATAACAGGAAATTTTAAAAATTTTGAAAAGCATCTTGATTTTTATCATCCAATAAATGAATTTAATTATTTTAATATATTAAAGGGATTAGTTGAAGTTACAACATATCCCGGTGATAGTTCAAACGGCGGAACGGCATATCATGTTTTTAAGGACTTCAAAGAATTAGTTGCTGGTAAAACTGGAACAGCAGAAGTAATGGGAGGAAAATCGCCTCATTCATGGTTTGCCGGATTTATGCCTGCAAACTCGCCAGAAGTATCCATTGTATCCTTTATTGAAAATGGTGGCTACGGTTCCGCAGTGGCTGCTCCAATAGCACGAAAAGCTTTAGAAAAATATCTTTATTTAAAGGGGGAAAACAAAAAATGA
- a CDS encoding rod shape-determining protein, whose amino-acid sequence MRANIGIDLGTANTLVYVKGKGIVVNEPSVIAIEKDTREILTVGKEAKKMIGKTPANIIAIRPLKDGVIADYNTALAMLKYFIDASVGSFTFLKPIVVVGIPTDATEVERNALHKATLDAGAGKAFLIEEAMATAIGVGLNVEEASGNMVVDIGGGTTEIAVISLGSIVLSKSVRIAGDELDEAIINYVKEKSGLLIGERTAERIKKKIGNTWPNDEYDNEEVEIIGRDILSGLPRNIVLKGYEIREAISNPVSKIVEQIKLTVEETPPELLTDIVMKGIYLSGGGALLKGLKELIEHETKINVVVAEDPLTAVARGAGMVLDKVKILDNLSKLHK is encoded by the coding sequence ATGAGAGCTAATATAGGAATAGATTTAGGAACTGCAAATACATTGGTCTATGTAAAAGGAAAGGGAATTGTTGTTAACGAACCATCTGTTATTGCTATAGAAAAGGATACAAGGGAAATCTTAACTGTTGGAAAAGAAGCAAAAAAAATGATAGGAAAAACACCTGCAAATATTATTGCCATAAGGCCTTTGAAAGATGGCGTTATTGCTGATTACAATACAGCACTTGCAATGTTAAAATATTTCATAGATGCTTCTGTTGGTTCATTTACATTTTTAAAACCCATAGTTGTTGTTGGTATTCCAACAGATGCAACAGAGGTTGAAAGAAATGCTTTACATAAGGCTACACTGGACGCTGGTGCTGGAAAAGCTTTTCTTATAGAAGAAGCTATGGCAACTGCTATTGGTGTAGGATTAAATGTTGAAGAAGCTTCCGGTAATATGGTTGTAGATATAGGCGGTGGAACAACAGAAATTGCTGTAATTTCCCTTGGAAGTATTGTTCTATCAAAATCCGTTAGAATTGCTGGAGATGAATTAGATGAAGCAATAATAAATTATGTAAAAGAAAAAAGCGGACTTCTTATCGGAGAAAGAACCGCTGAAAGAATCAAGAAAAAAATTGGAAATACCTGGCCAAATGACGAATACGATAATGAAGAAGTTGAAATTATAGGAAGGGATATTTTATCAGGATTACCAAGAAATATTGTATTAAAAGGCTATGAAATCAGGGAAGCTATAAGCAATCCTGTATCAAAAATTGTAGAACAGATAAAATTAACTGTAGAAGAAACTCCACCTGAATTATTAACAGATATTGTTATGAAAGGTATTTACCTTTCAGGTGGTGGTGCTTTATTAAAAGGACTTAAAGAACTTATTGAGCATGAAACAAAAATTAATGTTGTTGTTGCTGAAGATCCGCTTACTGCTGTTGCCAGAGGTGCGGGAATGGTGTTGGATAAGGTTAAAATACTGGATAATCTTTCAAAACTTCATAAATAA
- the ruvC gene encoding crossover junction endodeoxyribonuclease RuvC: MRILGIDPGYGRIGFGVIDKIGNTFKLIDFGVIETDKNADLNKRLLEIYEKMNELINKYNPDEAAVESLFFFKNVKTAIQVGEARGVILLTLQQAGLVIAEYTPYQVKQAITGYGRAEKGQIQRMLKTIFNLKKTPTPDDAADAIAIAFCHGNYRRF, from the coding sequence ATGAGAATATTAGGAATAGATCCTGGATATGGAAGGATTGGTTTTGGAGTTATTGATAAGATTGGAAACACCTTTAAACTAATAGACTTTGGAGTAATAGAAACAGATAAAAATGCAGATTTAAACAAAAGATTACTGGAAATATATGAAAAAATGAATGAGTTAATAAATAAATATAATCCTGATGAAGCTGCTGTTGAAAGTCTTTTTTTCTTTAAAAATGTAAAAACTGCCATTCAGGTTGGAGAAGCAAGAGGAGTAATACTGCTGACTCTTCAGCAAGCTGGACTTGTTATTGCTGAGTATACGCCTTATCAGGTAAAACAGGCAATAACCGGTTATGGACGTGCTGAAAAAGGACAGATACAGAGAATGTTAAAAACAATATTTAACCTAAAAAAAACACCAACCCCTGATGATGCAGCAGATGCCATTGCAATTGCCTTTTGTCACGGAAATTATAGACGTTTTTAA
- the secA gene encoding preprotein translocase subunit SecA, translating into MSILSKIFDKNKRTLNRYRKTVEKINKIEPEYEKLSDEALKAKTEEFKKRLENGETLDDLLVEAFATVRETSKRVLNMRHFDVQLMGGIALHEGNIAEMKTGEGKTLVATLAVYLNALTGKGVHLATHNDYLAKRDAQWMGPIYEFLGLSVGFIQAGMETADRKKAYQCDITYGTANEFGFDYLRDNLVYDLEDKVQRGHHYAIVDEADSILIDEARTPLIISGPSDTPSHLYTKFAGIARKLKKDEDFTLDEKGKAVILTDEGISKLEKMLGIDNLYDPKNIHFLFHTLNALKALYYFRRDKDYIIQDGEVIIVDEFTGRLMHGRRYSEGLHQAIEAKEGVKVKEESLTYATITFQNYFRMYEKLAGMTGTAKTEEDEFKQIYNCDVVVIPTNKPVIRKDQNDLIFRTQKEKWNAVVSEIKERYKKGQPMLVGTTSIETSELLSSMLKKEGIPHNVLNAKYHEKEAEIVAQAGQKGMITIATNMAGRGTDIKLGEGVVELGGLYVIGTERHESRRIDNQLIGRSGRQGDPGESRFFLSFEDDLLRLFGGEKLKSIMGALKIQDGEPIEHGLLSKIIKDAQKRVEGIHFSIRKRLFELDSIMDYQRSSIYAHRDWILSQGDYDDHLKEIFEDVVDRIIESSITDEETIDKEELKKKLLSYGIVENIEFDTVEECKDKIFKILWDKYKSKKEEFGEDFKKIAKFIMLRIIDERWRKHLEAIEHLKEAVSLRAYGQKDPTMEFKKESYIMFEELINNIYDDTVSYLLRIVKVDTSKEEEETKKKIHQLNFVHNDGSVINREEKRKQNKKSHKRIRVKR; encoded by the coding sequence ATGAGTATTTTATCAAAAATATTTGATAAAAATAAAAGAACATTAAACAGATATAGAAAAACGGTGGAAAAAATAAATAAAATAGAACCGGAATATGAGAAATTATCAGATGAAGCGTTAAAGGCAAAAACTGAAGAATTTAAAAAGAGATTGGAAAATGGAGAAACGCTTGATGATTTATTAGTTGAAGCGTTTGCTACAGTAAGGGAAACGTCTAAAAGAGTATTAAATATGAGGCATTTTGATGTGCAATTAATGGGTGGTATTGCTCTACACGAAGGAAATATAGCAGAAATGAAAACAGGTGAAGGTAAGACTCTTGTTGCCACGCTTGCTGTTTATTTAAATGCATTAACAGGAAAAGGAGTACATCTTGCCACGCATAATGATTATCTTGCTAAAAGGGATGCTCAATGGATGGGGCCAATATATGAATTTCTTGGTCTCAGCGTAGGTTTTATTCAGGCAGGAATGGAGACAGCCGATAGAAAAAAAGCTTATCAATGCGATATTACATATGGAACAGCAAATGAATTTGGTTTTGATTATTTGAGGGATAATCTTGTATATGATCTTGAAGATAAAGTTCAAAGAGGACATCATTATGCAATAGTTGACGAAGCAGATAGTATTTTAATTGATGAAGCCAGAACACCGCTTATTATTTCAGGTCCTTCTGATACACCTTCACATTTATATACAAAATTTGCAGGAATTGCAAGAAAGTTGAAAAAAGACGAAGATTTTACCTTAGATGAAAAGGGTAAAGCGGTAATATTAACCGATGAAGGTATATCAAAACTTGAAAAGATGCTGGGAATTGATAACCTTTATGATCCAAAAAATATACACTTTTTATTCCATACATTAAATGCATTAAAAGCTTTATATTACTTTAGAAGAGATAAAGATTATATAATTCAGGATGGAGAAGTTATTATTGTTGATGAATTTACAGGAAGGCTTATGCATGGAAGACGTTATAGTGAAGGGCTTCATCAGGCAATTGAAGCAAAAGAAGGTGTAAAGGTTAAAGAAGAATCATTAACCTATGCAACAATTACATTCCAGAACTATTTTAGAATGTATGAAAAACTTGCTGGTATGACAGGTACTGCAAAAACAGAAGAAGATGAATTTAAACAGATATACAACTGTGATGTTGTGGTTATTCCAACAAATAAACCTGTTATAAGAAAGGATCAAAATGATTTAATATTTAGAACACAAAAGGAAAAATGGAATGCAGTTGTTTCTGAAATAAAAGAACGATATAAAAAAGGGCAACCAATGCTCGTTGGTACAACGTCAATTGAAACAAGTGAATTGCTCAGTAGCATGTTGAAAAAAGAAGGAATACCACATAATGTATTAAATGCGAAGTATCACGAAAAAGAAGCAGAAATAGTTGCACAAGCCGGTCAAAAAGGAATGATTACCATTGCAACAAATATGGCAGGTAGGGGTACAGATATAAAACTCGGTGAAGGTGTTGTAGAGCTTGGTGGTTTATATGTAATTGGTACTGAAAGGCATGAAAGTAGAAGGATTGATAATCAGCTCATAGGTAGGTCTGGAAGGCAGGGAGATCCTGGAGAATCAAGATTCTTCCTTTCATTTGAAGATGATCTATTAAGACTCTTTGGTGGTGAAAAGTTAAAGAGTATAATGGGTGCTTTAAAGATACAGGATGGAGAGCCTATAGAGCATGGATTGCTTAGTAAAATAATAAAAGATGCTCAAAAAAGGGTAGAAGGAATACATTTTTCCATAAGAAAAAGATTATTTGAATTGGATTCTATAATGGATTATCAGCGTTCTTCTATATATGCTCATAGGGATTGGATTTTATCTCAGGGTGATTATGATGATCACCTAAAGGAAATATTTGAAGATGTTGTGGATAGAATAATTGAATCTTCAATAACTGATGAAGAAACTATAGATAAAGAAGAATTAAAGAAAAAACTATTATCATATGGAATAGTTGAAAATATAGAATTTGATACAGTTGAAGAATGCAAAGATAAAATCTTTAAAATATTATGGGATAAATACAAGTCCAAGAAAGAAGAATTTGGGGAAGACTTTAAGAAAATAGCTAAATTTATAATGTTAAGAATAATTGATGAAAGATGGAGAAAACATTTAGAAGCTATAGAACATTTAAAAGAGGCTGTAAGTTTAAGAGCCTATGGTCAAAAAGATCCTACAATGGAATTTAAGAAAGAATCGTATATTATGTTTGAGGAATTAATAAACAATATATATGATGATACAGTATCGTATCTATTAAGAATAGTAAAGGTAGATACTTCAAAAGAAGAGGAAGAAACAAAGAAGAAGATACATCAATTAAACTTTGTGCATAATGATGGTAGCGTTATTAATAGAGAAGAAAAAAGAAAGCAAAATAAAAAATCCCACAAAAGAATTAGAGTGAAGAGGTGA
- the prfB gene encoding peptide chain release factor 2: MLDYEVKVKIDELKEKFENLKNLFNIEKTTARISELENKMTDPDFWNDQKKAEKISRELQHLKHEMEEFNNLSSLFDDLAVAIEFGEEDPSMKEQAMEILGEIEKKVKDFELAMLLSGKYDSNNVYLTIHPGAGGTESQDWADMLLRMYTRWAEKNNYKLEIIDYLPGDEAGIKSVTVKISGPFAYGKLKYESGVHRLVRVSPFDAANRRHTSFASVSVTPEIDEEIDIEIRPDDLKIDTYRAGGAGGQHVNKTDSAVRITHLPTGIVVACQNERSQHQNKATAMQILKARLYELEMQKKMEEKMKLMGDVKDISWGNQIRSYVLYPYKMVKDHRTNYETSNSDAVLDGELDGFIEAELLYFAQLNKE; encoded by the coding sequence ATGCTCGATTATGAAGTAAAAGTGAAAATAGACGAGCTTAAGGAGAAGTTTGAAAATCTAAAGAATCTTTTTAATATTGAAAAAACAACTGCTAGAATATCTGAATTAGAGAATAAAATGACAGATCCTGATTTCTGGAATGATCAAAAAAAGGCAGAAAAAATTTCTCGTGAATTGCAACATTTAAAACATGAAATGGAAGAGTTCAATAATTTATCTTCATTGTTTGATGATTTAGCGGTTGCTATAGAATTTGGCGAAGAGGATCCTTCAATGAAAGAACAGGCAATGGAGATATTAGGAGAGATAGAAAAAAAGGTTAAGGATTTTGAATTGGCAATGCTACTTTCTGGCAAATACGATTCAAACAATGTTTATCTTACAATTCATCCTGGTGCAGGTGGAACAGAATCTCAGGATTGGGCTGATATGTTGCTTAGAATGTATACCAGATGGGCAGAAAAAAACAATTACAAATTGGAAATTATAGACTATCTACCTGGTGATGAAGCAGGTATAAAAAGTGTAACTGTAAAAATTAGCGGTCCATTTGCATATGGTAAATTAAAATATGAGTCTGGTGTTCATAGGTTGGTAAGAGTTTCGCCATTTGATGCGGCAAATAGGAGACATACATCTTTTGCTTCTGTTTCTGTGACACCTGAAATAGATGAAGAAATAGATATTGAAATAAGGCCAGATGATTTGAAAATAGATACATATAGGGCTGGAGGTGCTGGTGGGCAGCACGTTAACAAGACAGACTCTGCAGTTAGAATTACTCATTTACCTACAGGTATTGTTGTTGCATGTCAAAATGAAAGATCGCAGCATCAAAATAAGGCAACAGCCATGCAGATTTTAAAGGCAAGATTATATGAATTGGAAATGCAGAAGAAAATGGAAGAAAAGATGAAATTAATGGGAGATGTTAAGGATATTTCATGGGGTAATCAAATTAGATCTTATGTGCTTTATCCATATAAAATGGTAAAGGATCATAGAACTAATTATGAAACATCAAATTCAGATGCGGTTTTAGATGGAGAACTTGACGGATTTATAGAAGCAGAACTTTTATACTTTGCACAATTGAATAAAGAATAA
- a CDS encoding MATE family efflux transporter, producing MSKATIKKNHRVDIFSRSILSSLFLLSWPMIVSNLMQTLYNIVDAYFLGKLGKVEFSATTITWPLVFVFISFTIGFSNATVTLVSQYTGAKNKKMSQKTAGQAYVVSIILGLILSTIGILFSNQIIHAITGEKSAEVIPYAIRYFNIIMIGMPFGFLFNISSSILRGWGDSKFSMHMMFYSTIINIILDPIFIFGFWLIPEMGVAGAAWATTISRFITGVVSSYLVFKGERGFKINIEDLKPDIEIIKKILFIGFPGSLSYTITSIGFAVIMKFVSSFGPVIVSAYGIGNRIINLITMISFGIGSAVTTMVGQFLGANEIENAEKTVKTAFITNFLIITVLSTFTFFFGGHLTKFFINEPEVIKIGDIFFKYVSFSLPFFASMSVFVNTLVGAGKTGQSMIINITRLWGIRIPLIALMSQKWGFLGLFYAMIISNILAMILAWLFVKFGNWRKSII from the coding sequence TTGTCTAAAGCTACTATTAAAAAAAATCACAGGGTTGATATATTCTCGAGATCCATATTAAGTTCTTTATTTTTATTGTCATGGCCAATGATTGTTTCCAATTTAATGCAAACACTATATAACATAGTTGATGCATATTTTCTTGGCAAGTTAGGAAAAGTAGAATTTTCAGCAACCACCATCACATGGCCTCTGGTATTTGTATTTATTTCTTTTACAATAGGATTTTCAAATGCTACTGTAACCCTTGTTTCGCAATATACCGGCGCAAAAAATAAAAAGATGTCACAAAAAACTGCGGGACAGGCTTATGTTGTATCAATAATCCTTGGATTAATCCTGTCCACAATTGGGATTCTGTTTTCAAATCAAATAATACATGCAATAACAGGTGAAAAAAGTGCTGAAGTTATTCCATATGCCATAAGATATTTTAATATAATTATGATTGGTATGCCATTTGGATTTTTATTTAATATTTCTTCTTCTATATTAAGAGGTTGGGGCGATTCAAAATTTTCAATGCACATGATGTTCTACTCTACTATTATTAATATAATACTTGACCCTATATTTATATTTGGATTCTGGTTAATACCGGAAATGGGCGTTGCTGGTGCTGCATGGGCAACAACAATTTCAAGGTTTATTACAGGTGTTGTTTCATCCTACCTTGTATTCAAGGGAGAAAGAGGATTTAAAATTAATATAGAAGATTTAAAACCTGATATTGAGATTATAAAGAAAATATTATTTATAGGTTTCCCGGGTTCTTTAAGTTATACTATCACTTCAATTGGATTTGCTGTTATTATGAAATTTGTATCTTCATTTGGACCTGTTATAGTAAGCGCTTATGGAATAGGAAACAGAATAATAAATTTAATAACCATGATCTCCTTTGGTATTGGCTCCGCTGTTACCACAATGGTTGGTCAATTTTTAGGGGCTAATGAAATAGAAAATGCTGAAAAAACTGTAAAAACTGCTTTTATAACTAACTTTTTAATAATTACAGTATTGAGTACATTTACATTTTTCTTTGGCGGTCATTTAACAAAGTTCTTTATAAATGAACCTGAGGTTATAAAAATAGGGGACATATTCTTTAAGTATGTTTCTTTTTCACTTCCGTTTTTTGCATCTATGAGTGTTTTTGTAAATACCCTTGTAGGCGCTGGAAAAACAGGGCAGTCAATGATAATAAATATTACCAGATTATGGGGAATTAGAATACCGCTCATTGCTTTAATGTCTCAAAAATGGGGGTTTTTAGGTTTATTCTATGCTATGATTATAAGCAATATACTTGCCATGATATTAGCATGGCTTTTCGTTAAATTTGGAAACTGGCGAAAAAGCATTATATAA